In Zingiber officinale cultivar Zhangliang chromosome 1A, Zo_v1.1, whole genome shotgun sequence, the DNA window TCTGATATATTATGACAAGTGATGAAGAGAAAGCTAAGGAAAATCAAAGGAAGGCTGATGATGAGAAGGCCAATGGACTCCTTCCCTTGGGCATGGCAGAGGAGCTGGTTGAGCAAGGTATGTTGGATATAGCTGCCCTGGCATCAACACTAATTAAGAAATCCACTGCAATGCTACTTGCTTCCTGCAACAACCTAAATCGGTTTTGTGATCTCCTTAACGAATCGAATGGGGTGAAATTTACTTGTTTCATGAAATGAATTGCTAAAAGCAAAGAAGCATTGATCTAGAAACCATTTCAACGATTAATGTTAAACTCAACTTGCACTGTgtgaattcttcttcttctttgcctgAGTCTAATCTGCCTCTTGTCGCACTCTGATGGCATCGTCGAGGGGAGATGACGTGTGGGAGGCCCTTGATCTGAACAGGTGCTCAAAGATTGCCATGAAGAGGAACATCAAAATCAAGATTGCAGTGGCAAGAAATCCAAAGGACAGAGAATTCATGGATGATCCATAGTTCCTGAATGGAGCAGCATTCTTGTCACTTGTTACTTACTAGGCTTACCGGTTCTGGGTTAGAACCGGTTAACCAATCGGAACCGGTTCAACCGGAACCGGTAGAACCGGTAATAATACCGGTCGGTTAACCGGTTGGCAATAAAATGTGGTTAACTGGAACCGATAAACCGGTAAACCGGTTAACCGACCGGTTGAACAGGCCTAAGTGTTCATCATGGCGGGGAGCTCGTAGTTGATAGTCTTCGGTGAGGTGCAAGTTAGTACTGATCTGGAACATGTCGTTATCATCCAAgtatgaaatataatatgaatACCAGAGCATTTCATTACCTTCAGGCATGAGGGAACTGAGGAAGATGAAAAGGAGAAGAAGCATTTGCAAGAAACAAACACAGAAGGAAGACTTAGCAGGAAGAGCaaaaagaagtggaagagtcgaaAGCAGCGCGAACGGTGAGAAGAAGATGGCAGacagcctttagggtttataaagtcaAACCCCTAGGAAGCATCGAAAGGAGGGAAAGTATAATAATTTGAGTCGTCGGATCTAAGGTCGCGTGCCAAAAGGCGTTGATCAGCTACAGTGGCAAGAAAGGTTAGTGGGGCACGCGTCACTCTCCTATGAAAGGTATTAAGAAGGCATTAATGATGGATGTGACAAGAAAATCATGAAAAGAGATTTTCGTACAACATCATTCTGGCGCAGGAAGGCCATACGTCAGAAGGAAAGGCGGTCATGCGGTTACCTCGGGAAAAACAAAGAAAAGTCATACGTCAGGGTTATGCAACCGCCTTGGGAAAGAGGAAGGAAAATGAAGAAAAGCATGAATTTGAATTTGGCGCTCCATGAgatataaaataaacaaaaaactgAGCTGATTAAAGTTTGTACAAAATATTTGTAGGAAATATCCCAGGTCGCGCACAATTGGCTGGACACCCAAAATGCGGCACCAGGGCGGGTATTTTGGGGATAATCCTCAGGTCAGTCCTCAAATATCAAAGCTGATTCCTGGATCAACCCCCAAAGAACTCCTCAATGACcttttccaggtcggtgtcctagacttttgtctcagtgcgagttataagtgagcatgctctcacgcccaacgacctttccaggtcggtgtcccagactctcgccccagtgcgagttataagtgagcatgctctcacgcacaatgaccttctaggtcggtgtcccagactctcgccccagtgcgagttataagtgagcatgctctcacgcccaacgacctttccaggtcggtgtcccagactcttgccccagtgcgagttataagtgagcatgctctcacgcccaacaaccttccaggtcggtgccccagactctcgccccagtacaagttataagtgggtatgctctcacgcccaacggcctttccagatcggtgtcccagactctcatcccagtgcgagttatatgtgagttgttggtacggttagcactaacggtctaactcaagttttgatgaatgacaaacaagttaagttagtttcattgttatctaacactctgatcgagtgtgcaggagaagtccagacaggtcgatgggctgacctgatatttggaacgaagcccagttaggtcgacggaccgactgaatagctggcacgaagtccaaatgagtcgacgggctgaccggacgtttggcacgaagtccagctaggttgacggaccgaccggatagctgacacgaagcccagacgggtcgaagggctgaccgaatgtttgataggtaagtgaaggtaagtcactagaggggagtgactgtgagcacgtgttcccgggaagggaacttaggcgccaatTCGACCtagaaccatttcgaaactctaagtcgagatcttgactagattccggtctcggagagacagaatctaattaatactctacttgttaaacttaaactgtgctaatactttattttacaggatatatgtattatatatttgcttctggactaacgttttcttgcaggaaggaagctgtTGGAAAACTGGGGTCCGACCGCTCGGGAggtaccagggcgcccggaggtgaaaacTTATCCCCAACGTCGCCTCACCAAGTGGAGCTCATTGATTGGCTCGGCTACATCAcatccagggcgccctgaaggttccaggcgccccgaacctcatatataaggagggtcaaggctgaaacTTCAAGAACTGCTTTTTTATGCTCCTGTGACGTTGTGACGCTCTTCCGATGACAAGCTCTTCTTTTTCATTCCGTGTTTtcgtcggtatacttttattttaaaaaacaattataATTACTATTGTAATattcttcgaattgctagtgaattacccatcgaaagcactcttgtctgcaggccttggagtaagagtcgacacaggctccgaaccaagtaaaaggttcTTGTGTTAACATTGTTATTGGTTGttcactttttccgctgcgcatctcgaaaattttaatcgatattcacccccgctTCTATCGAACGCTTACAATCCAacatgagcatgctctcatgcccaatgacctttccaggtcagtgtcccagactctcgccccagtacgagttataagtgagcatgctctcacgcccaacgaccttcccggtcgggtctcagattctcgccccagtgcgagttataagtgagcatgctctcacgcccaatgacctttccaggtcggtgtcccagactctctctccactgcgagttataagtgagcatgctctcacacccaacgacctttctaggtcagtgtcccagactctcgccccagtgcgagttataagtgttagagtgtatattaaaagcctagcttttggtataaacatttatctagaaatatgaatcatattggtcaaatgtctacatttgtgataaatgtagttgttcaattaatttatattgtagacaacatggtgtgtggtgtcacacacagaagatcatgttatcagtaccttataaattataaacagtagctcacgaccaagatggaaaggaacaaaccattggaaggtcgtagtgtaattaggtattagtttatcttaactatataattacactagtacacttagagtgtattgagtaggaccattagaggtcgtttctttttatactgactttataaaggaacaaagacctcagttattatggaagtgtgtgctattaattctaatataataacaagcacatatatttgatatttatttctttaatttatcaatgggtgagatttagttcgataaatcaataagcccgataagttgggaaatgatatcacttatagtgtgtgttgttgattatagaaggaaactgtgtcctagtaatctaggttgagaatgtccccaagaggagctcataaggattgtcatgttaaaccctgcaggtggacttagtccgacatgacaatgaagttgagtggtactactcttggagctagatattaattaagcgagttgtcagtaacttacttaattagtggacatttgttatcttaaacacagggagactaacacactcatgataagaaggagcccaaaatgtaatttgggattggtgcggtagttcaataatagttctctagtggaatgaattattattgataaaattaagttgtgtgttcggggcgagcacgggatgcttaattttatcgggagaccaaaaccaattcctcctctcggtctctatcgtagcctcttaattatagagtactatacccacctatacccaccttcttacccatcatataggggtcggccaagctagcttggagaccaagctagggccgaccatgggtatgttcataggtgaattcatgtggccgaccctattaaataaaaaggaattttaaattttaaaatttttcttatgtggataatataatttaaaagagagtttaaaaatttaaatccttccttttataagattctacaaaagattaagagaagagttaaaatctctttccttatttgtagattaaaaggttgattttaattttggtaaaaactttccttttaattatattcatgatttaaaagaaagtttaaaaattaaaaattctcttttattagtttctacaaaagattaagaaaagatttaatatctttccttatttgtagattgaaaggagattttaatttttagagataacttttccttttggaaattatccacatgtttaaaagaaagattttaatttataaaatttctttttattaaccaatcatgaagggattaaaattattggagaaatttttataaatttctagaaacaaattaggaagttttaatttttgttttaattaaaactctccttgttttgggaagaagagtggccggccattataatttgaaaagagaaaattattttaattaaataaattttccttttcaatggcaaaagaattaagaagtttttattaaattttccttatttgccaagaccaaggattataaaagagggggtagaggaggcttcaaggcgaacaacctctattatttctctccctcttttccttggtgttgtggccggccaacctctcttcctctcttcctcttggtggtggccgaaccttctctattggcttggagctcttgtggtggccggatactactcggagaagaaaaagaagaaggagagaaaacttgtatcccttggatcttggttggtgttttgttcttcgtccttggtgaagcttctttgtgttggtcgaacctagctaggaggagaagaaggtgcttggtggtttctcatctcgaaagatcgttgcccacataacgtccgaggttagaagaagaatacggtagaagatcaagaggtctttctagaaggtataactagtaatttttctttccgcatcatgctagttatttatggaaataataccaaatgcaagaggcttacgattctagtgtttcgaatatatttttcgaagttgtgttttttgttttatttttccttgtgatttgattgttcttttcggttaacctaaatttattttaggaaattaaatattagatttctataaaaggttttgtctagtcggtggtggttgctcccatatccaagaaggtcatgtgcctcgccacgtcagtactgggaaccaattatggaaattaatatttaatggaattaataacttaaggtgatttgggtcgaacgtgttaagttccgcaggagatccaagtcaaaacctaaaagaacaaatagattaagttttggatcaaacgtgttaagttctgcaggcgatccaaaatttaatttaaaagaacacatggtagctaggaaaaggttcagacctttgtacaaaatttttgtacagtggaacctctaggctttccgagtagcaaccaacaataagtgagcatgctctcacgcccaacaacccttccaggtcggtgtcccagactcttgccccggtgcaagttataagtgagcatgctctcacgcccaacgaccttttcaggtcggtgtcccagactctcgccccagtgcgagttataaatgagcatgctctcacgcccaacgacctttacaggtcggtgtcccagactctcgccccagtgtgagttataagtgagcatgctctcacgctcaacgacctttccaggtcgggtcccagactctcgcccaaggcgagttataagtgagtctgctctcacaACTAATGATTTTCTCGGTCGGTATTTCCTACTCTCGCCTCAATTTGAAGCCGCGAGGTATACTTTCATGCTCAACAGATCCATGGCCATACTTCTATTGCCAATATGCTTCCCACCCCTTATGGTAAGAAAAAGGTGTGGTAAGTAAATTATTCtttttaaattatcttttttAGTAAATTCTCTTGGGGGCATGCGCATATGGAACATGATAATAGGAAAGACAAAGAAATACAGATCCACAACTCAATAGGCAGATAATGCAGAAAACAAGGTTTATTTAATAAGAGTTGGGCAACATTTGTCAAGGATTCACACTATTGCAAGAACAAGATGCCTGGTTCCTCTTCATCAAATGAGCCTGCGCTTGAGCCAATTCTTCCTTGATGCATTGGATATTGCTTTGCAGATGGGTGATGGTTTCATCATTGATCCGATTTTCCTCGTGCAGGAGGGTTACAGTATCCTCATGCTTCAGTTTCAGATAGGCAATAAAATGAGTTAGACTCCTCAGGTCTGAATGAGCCTTATGCTTGAGAGCTACCTCGGCTCGAGTTCTGGATTTAGCCGCT includes these proteins:
- the LOC122004867 gene encoding uncharacterized protein LOC122004867, with the protein product MTGGGDEDDDARALRTLGQAPSALEIKNQRKSPQVRPSDAQVSDKNAAPFRNYGSSMNSLSFGFLATAILILMFLFMAIFEHLFRSRASHTSSPLDDAIRVRQEINASLLLAIHFMKQVVAGMLMPGQLYPTYLAQPAPLPCPREGVHWPSHHQPSFDFP